The Actinomyces wuliandei genome contains the following window.
AGTAGGACTCCAGGCTGGGGGTGTCGAAGTAGGTGGAGGCATAGCGGAAGCGGCGCAGCCCGTCGATCTGAAGGACGTGCGCCTGCCCGGCCAGCGCACCAAGAAGGTCCTGGGCGACTGCCAGGGGCACTAGGTACTTGCGGTCGACCCGGGTCAGCAGCCCCGCTGCGGCGTTGAGCTCGGCCAGGGTGATGGCGGGCAGGTGGTCAGTGCTGAACCCGTCAACCCGACGGATGGATGGTGGTGCCGGGTAGGCAGGGGGCGGCGCGACTGGTGCGGTGGCCGGTGCCGGGGGCGCGAGCTGTGCTGCTACCGGGGAGGCGGGGGCGGGTGCGACAGAGGCGATTGCACCAGGAGCCATAAGGCGCAGGGAGCTTCTGCGCCGCGCGCCGCGTGACGACGTCGTGGGTGCGGGTGCCAGGGTCAGGGGTGCTGTACTCATGGGTCCTTGTCCTTCTTCCGTCCTGTCTCTGCTGTTCTTTCGTGGTTCTTGGCTCGACGGTGCCGTGTCCTGCTCGGGGTGTGCTCTGCGCTGCGGACGGCAGGCAGCCTCGGTAGCCCGGCGGTCCGGGTCAGCCGACGGGCACGGTGCGCCCGGCCACGTGGCCGCGTGCGGGGTCGGCGGGGTGCGAGACAGGCTGGCGGCGGGTGGCTGCGCTGACAGCTCCCTGCCTGCGGGGAAGCAGGAAGCGCACGTCCACCTGGGTGATGTCGTTGACCAGGTCCACGCGCTCGACCTCGACGGAGCGCACGGTTGCGCCCAGGAGGTGCTCCAGGTGGCTCACAAGGGTGGCCTCGTCGGTGAAGGCGCGGTCGACCACAATGACCTGGTGGCGACTGCGGCGCATGAGGGCAGGGTGGTCGGCGACCCACAGGGAGGCCACCACCAGGGCCATGAGAGCGACCACCATGAGGAGCGGAGCCGTCTGGATGCCGCCGAGCAGGCCCAGTGCCAGGGCGGCGAAGAAGTAGGCGACCTCATGCTGGGACAGCGCGGTGGAGCGCAGACGGATGATCGACAGGACGCCGAAGAGCCCCAGGCCCAGGCCCGCAGCGACATCAGCCGTGGACAGCAGGAGGGTGACGGCCAGGACGCCGACGTTGACGCCGATGTAGGCGGCGGCGAGGTCCTTGCGGCTGTGTCGCGGCGCGTAGAGCGCGCCAACCAGCACCACCAGGGCGGCCAGGTCGGCGGCGATGTAGGCCAGGGAGGCGAGGGTCATGAAGGCTCCTGTCAGTCGGTGGGGCTGCAGCGGGTCAGGGGCGACCCGTCGGCTGAGCAGAAGTAAAGGGAGGGAGTCTATGCGGAGCCTGTGGGGGGCGCATGGGGCAGGCATGAATTCTGACGGGAAGGTGGCTGGTGTGGGGATGCGCACAGGGTTGGTGGCGGCGCTGTTGTGGGCGTCCCCGTCGGAGGTGCTGTCCTGAGACGGCACCCTGCCGGTAGGCTGGCAGGTATGTCGAGGAAGAAGCGTCAGAACCGCCGGGTGGGTGCCCGCTCCGGCCCCAAGGCCCGGGTCGGCGGCTCCGGTCCCGGCAAGCCGGACAGGCCCGCCAGGGTTGAGTTCGTCGCCAGGCCCTTCGCCGGGGTCCCGGGGGAGGAGGTGCTGGTGGCAATGATGCAGATCATTCCTGCCGCGACCGCGAGGGTCCGCCTCGGCGAGGACCACGGTGGCCAGGACGTCCTGCTGGCCACTATTCTGCCCGACCTGGCTCAGGGGATGCGGCGCTCAGACGGTGAGGTGCTGGTGGCTCTGCAGACTTCCATGCACTCCGGTGACGCCTCCCGCGACGTGGCGGCCGCCCTGCTGGAGGCTCTCGACCTGGAGCCCGGGGCTACTCTGCCGCGTCGTGGTCTGCCGGAGCCGGGACCGCGCCTCCAGGACGTGCTGGACCTGGCGGTGGTCCCCGAGGTGAACCTGCGGGAGTCCTTTGACTACTGGCTTGACGCGGAGGCAGCCGCTGAGCCGCAGGCAGCCAGGGCCATCGAGGAGGCCAAGGCCGACATCGCCCCGACGCGGGCCGTACCCGGTGTCGAGCACGCCTACTGGTGCCGTATGAACGGCAAGGAGTTTGTGCGCTGGGTGCGCGGTGAGGACGAGGACGACTTCTTCAACGCCTTCGCCCGGGTGTACGCCCGGCGTGAGTCCGACCTGGAGGAGGGCGCCCGGTTCATCGGGGCCTTTCGGGCCTGCGGCTTGGCGATCCCTGTGTGGGAGCTCAACCCCGGCACCGAGGCCGAGGAGCTGAGCGCGCCCCTGCGTGCCATGGGGGAGCGGCTTGACGCCGCCCTGGCTGAGGAGGGGCCTCTAGACGCTGCGGCGCGCCGGGCCAAGGCCGGCATCATCTCCCGGCAGGTCAACCTCTAGTCGGCCAGGGCCCGCTCCCCGGCAGCTGCACATCTTCGGTGGTGGGGTACGGGCGGCCCCACCACTGGGTGGGACGCCGCAGACGCGAGTGCTTCTTGGTGCCGGGCTCCCTGCTGACGATGTGCGGCGGCGGGTGGAACCAGAGCTCAGGCCTGGTCGTGGACCGTGACGGCGTACCCGTCAGGGTCGGCGAAGGTGAAGAACAGGCCGAACGGGCCTGTCTCAGGCTCGCGGAGGATCGGCGTGCCGGACTCACGCAGCGAGTCGTGCAGGGCCTGTGCGTCGTCGCAGTGCAGCCACAGGGCTACGCCGGTTCCTGGACGGTCCACGCTGCCCAGGTCGGTCTCGGGCAGCGGTGTACGCACGCCGAAGGGAATCGGCGTAGTGGCGAAGACAACTGCTCCCGGAGGGGACGCCGATGCACGACGCAGGCCGAGGTGTTCCTCGTAGAAGGTGGCGGCGCGCTCGACGTCGCTGACTTGCAGCGCGATGAAGTCGGGGCCGGTGACATTCATTGGTGCTCCTCTTCCTGGTCTCTATGGGCTTTCTCGGAGTCCTGACCGGCTTGGCCTTCCCGGCCGACAGTCTCATGTCAAGACACTGACAATCCATTCTGCGTCAAGGTATTGACATGCACAATGGTGCCATGGGAGACATGCCGCACACTGGTGCCCATCAGGTCAAGGCCGTGGGCCGCGAGGGGGTGGTGGGCCAGGTCGGTGACGGGGACGGTCTGGGTGTCTTGGTGGGCTACCGGCTCAAGCAGGTGCAGGCCGCTCTACGTTCTCGCATTGACTCCGTACTGCGCCCGCTGGGCCTGACGATGCCGCAGTACGCCTGCTTAGAGCTCCTGAGCAGGACGCCCGGGGCCTCTGGCGCGGAGCTGGCCCGGGGCGCTTTCGTGTCGCGTCAGACCATGAACGTGGTGCTGCGCAGTCTTCAGGACCGGGACCTCGTCACACGGTCATCAAGGGCTGCCGGGGGCCGGGCGCTGCCCCTGGTGCTGACGGCGCAGGGCGAGGAGCTGTGTCAGCGTGCCGCGCAGCGTGTGGCCGAGGTCGAGGAGCTGATGGTCGGTGGGCTCAGTGACAGGCAGAGGCGCGACCTTCACAGGGCACTGACCGCCTGCGCCGAGGCGCTCGGAGGAGGTGACGGCACGTCGGCTGGGTAGGTAGGCGCGTGCCGTCATGACCGTGTGCAGGCCGTCGGTCGACGGCCTCAGCGGGACAGGTAGGCGGGTGTGGGTGCTGACGATCACGCGCCGGCAACCTGACGTGACATACTACACTAGCTAGCTCTCTTGTAGCGAGTAACTCTCCATAGGAGAGTAAAGGAGTCCTCACGGGCCGCGCGGACCGTCCGCGCACCATGTCGCACCGCCTGTATCACGCACATCCCAGGAGTAACCATGGCAACATCAGCTGTTCCCTCTGTCACCGTCATCGGCGCAGGCGCTGTCGGCTCCGCCGTCGCGCAGCTGGCCCTCAAGGCGGGCACCTCCGTCCAGATCCTCGCGTGCGACACCGCGAAGGCCTCTGAGGCTGCCGCCGCTGCCACGGTGGCGGCCCTCGGTGCGCCCGTCACGGGCGACGTCGTGGTGCTGGCGCTGCCCTACCCCGCCTTCGACGAGGTCCTGTCCGCCTACCCGGCCGACGCCTTCGCGGGCAAGGTGGTGGTTGACCCCTCCAACCCGATCGACTTCGCCACGCTCGACCTGGTGGTTGCGCCGGGCTCCTCCGCGGCCGCGGGCCTCGCCGGGCGGCTGACCGGCGCCAGGGTGGTCAAGGCCTTCAACACGAACTTCGCCGCGACCCTGGCCTCTGGCGTCCTGGCGGGCTCCCCGGTCACCGTCTACGCCGCCTCGGACGACGACTCGGCCAAGGCGTCCTTGCGCGCGCTGGTCGAGGCCGCAGGCCTGCGCCTCGTCGACGCGGGCGCCCTCAAGCGCGCCAGTGAGCTGGAGGCCATGGGCGCGCTGCAGATCGGCCTGGCCGTGACCGAGCAGGTGGCCTGGACAGGCGGCTTCGCCGTCGTGGCGAGGTAGGTGGCTAGGTAGAAGGCACCTGCTGGGTCGTCCCGGCCCTGGGGCGCTGGCACAGGACTAGCGGGGTCCAGGCCAGCACCCCAGGAGCCGGGCCGACCTCCTCGCACGCCCTGGTCCCCCTGTACGTCCCTGTACGTCTTTCGACGTCTCTGAGCGGCAGGCGGCCCTGCCTTGACGGGTACTCTAGGTCTGGACCTGTGGTCCCATACAGGAGGGGAGGCCCATGAGCCCGTCCGCGAGCCCGTCCAAGGGGCCGTCTGCGCGTCAAGGCGCCGACGGCGAGGCGCCCTACAACCCTTACGACCGTGCCTGCCCGTCACGGCGCCTGCTGCGCGAGCTGGGGGATCTGTGGACGGTCCTGGTGGTTGGTGCCCTGTACGGCGGGCCGCTGCGCTTCACGGAGATCTCCCGACGGGTGGACGGCATCTCCACCAAGATGCTCACCCAGACGCTGCGCACCCTTGAGCGCGACGGGCTCGTGCGCCGCCGCCAGTACGCTGAGATGCCGCCGCGCGTCGTCTACGAGCTGACCAGCCCCGGGCACGACCTGGCCGTGGTCCTCGACGCGGTCGAGAGCTGGGCGGTCGCCCACATGGACCAGGTGCGTGCTGACCGCCAGGCCTACGACGCCGCCAACGGCGTGGAGCAGACGGGGTAGGTGAGCATGCGGGGATGATGGGTGCAGGCGGGCAGGTACGGCTCTGGCGGCGCCGGACAGCGGAGCCCGCCCGGCTGCCGCCGCCTAGCGCCGCGCCCATCCCGATGCCACGTTCTCGCCCGGCACCGCGCACCCGCTGGGGCGCTCAGTGCTTGAGTGCCAGCCGGGCCACCTTCTCCAGGTGCTTGGCCCGCCGGGCGTGCCCGCCCTTGGCGACCTGCCCGTAGTTGACCCACTTCCGCCCCTTCATGCCGAGCTGGCGCACGATCGTGCCCAGGAAGACGGAGCCGACGGAGTTGCCGGCCATGCGCTTGAGGAACCAGGTGGGGGCTGTCGACGTGGTGAGGACCAGCACCTGCTTGATGTGGGTGAGACGGCCCCTGACCCCGGTATTGGTGGAGTCGTAAGCCCAGTTCTGCTTCATGACCTTGTCCATGAAGCCCTTGACGACTCCGGGAAGCTCGGACCACCAGATGGGTGCGATGATGATGAGCCGGGTGGCCTTGTCCAGCAGTCCCTGGTACTTCTCCACGAGGGGGTCTGTGGTGCCGCCCTCGCTGAACAGGGCTAGTTCCTCGGCGGTGTAGCGGGGGTCGAACTCGTCGGCGTACAGGTCGATGACGTCGTAGCTGCGCTTCTTCCGCTCCAGGGCGGAGGTGACGGACTCCAGGACCGCGTGGTTGAAGGAGCCGCTGTAGGGGTGGGCGTAGATGACGAGGGTGTGGTTGCGGCGGGTCATGACTTGTCTCCTATCGTTATGACGGCGCGCAGCACGGCGCGCATGAAATCGGGGTCCGCAGCCGCGGCCCCTGCCGCGACGAGCCGGGCGTAGCCCTGGAGGCAGGACCAGATGGCCAGCTGCAGGTACTCGGGGTCCGCTCCTTCCTGCGTGGCCAGGCGGGAGACCTCGTTGTGGATGGTGGACACAAGCGGGTGCTGAGAGGCGGGCTCGGTGTGCACCTCGACCGCCATCGGGCTGAGCTGGCTGAACTCGAAGAGGTGGGGGTGCCCGGTAGCGAGGTCGACCAGGATGGTGCCGATCCCGAGCAGGGACTCGACGGGATCGTCACCGACGATCGTCGTGGCTCGTTCCTCCAGGTCGCGTGACAGCTGGTGGAGGGAAGCGGAGAAGAGGCTGGACTTGGACGGGAAGTACTTGTAGCAGGCAGGCGTGGTGACGTCGCAGGCGTGCGCCACGTCGGTCAGCGTGACCTCGGTCCAGCCGTGGGCGTCGATCAGTGACAGGGCGGCGTCGATAAGACACTGCCTGGTCCCTGTGGCGTGCTGCTGCCTGGTCGGGGTCACGCCTTGAGGTTAACAGCATTTACCTAGGTGTCAACCCGTGGTGGGGCCGTGGCTGTACGGAGCCCGACCGGTATCCGCGTAGAGAGGACGCTCTGGGGGAGTGCACGACCGCACGGGCCCCGGCTGGCAGCGTCGTCCTGGAGGGGCGTCGCCTCAGCCGGGACCTGCGCGGGCCTCAGCGGGGTCTCAGGCGTCGACCTGCGCCCGTGCCTGCTTGTTGGCCTTCTCCACGTCCAGCCGGGTGAGCAGGAGCAGGATGAGGCAGTTGGCGATGACCGGGAACCACAGGTACATGACGTAGAGCATCTGGAGCGCTGACTCCGGCTGCTGGGCGGCGTCACCCACGTAGCCGCTGGCGGCCAGCAGCCACCCAGCCAGCGCGGTCCCCAGACCGCTGCCGACCTTGACCCCCAGGGAGGTGCAGGAGAACATGAGGCCGTCGATGCGCTTACCGGTGCGCAGGTAGGTGTGCTCCGAGGCCTCGGCGATGAGCGCGTTGAGGGTCCCCTGGAGAGGGCTCATGCCGATGGAGGCGACACCGGAGAACACCAGCATGAGCGGGATGCTGCCTGCGTAGGCGGACGCCGCCACGGCCAGCCGCCCCAGTACGGCGATGACGTATCCCGCGATGTTGACCCGGTACATCTGCCCGAACCGTGCCACCATTACCGGGGTGAGCAGGAGCCCGGCGATGAGGGGGACGTTGATGGCCCAGGCGAAGGGCCCTAGGAGCCTGGCGTTCCCCAGGATGTAGGTCATGAAGTAGATTCCCATGTTGAGGGTCGCGGTGAACATCTGGGCCAGGAGGAACACGGACAGGATGATGAGGTAGTACCTGTTGGCCAGGAGCAGTCCCACCGACTCCCTCAGGGAGGTCTTCTGCCCGGCTCCGCCCCGTGCCGACGCCGCCTCACGGTCCTGTGCCGTGTCGCTGCCCTGGTCGCCGTCCTCGGCCCCCTCGTTGGCCTGTCTGCCGTCCGCCGCTGACCCCTCTGCCTTCTCAGGCGCGGCGTCCAGGTCCTCGAGCTCCTCAGGCGGCAGCTCCCTGACGGACATGACGGACAGCGTGTTGACCGCCAGCCCGATAAGCGCGTAGATGATAGCGATCGCGCGCCACCCATGGGCGCCCCCGCCAAGCGCCTCGACGGCACCGACGGTCACGCTCTGGATGAGCAGGTTGGTGCCGAAGGCGAACACGAAGCGTATGGAGCCCATCTGGACCCGCTCGTCACTGTTCTTGGTGATCAGTGCCGTCAGGGCGGAGTAGGCGATGTTGTTGGCCGTGTAGAACCCGGCGTTGAGCAGTGTGTAGGCAATGAAGAACCACGCGTACTTGGCGGTGTCCCCCAGGGACGGGGGGATCGCGAAGATTGCGACGATCAGGGCTGCGCAGCCGAAGAACGCCCACAGCATCCAGGGGCGCGCCCGACCCATCCGGGTTCGGGTCCGGTCCAGCAGGGAGCCGAAGATGATGTCGGAGAACCCGTCAAAGAGGCGGGAGACCATCATCAGGGTGCCGATAATGCCGGGGTTGAGCCCGGTGGTGTCGGTCAGGTAGATCATGACGAATGCCGACAGGAGCGCGTAGACCACGTTTCCAGCGACGTCCCCCGAGCCGTAGCCGATCTTGTTGGGCCAGGTGAGGTACTGCTTCTGCGTCGCCGCGTTCTGTGCTTCTTCCTGTGTCTCCGGGTTCTGTGTCATCACGTCACCTCGTTGTGCGGGTTTTATCTGGTAGGTTTTCTGGGCGTATGGGCGTGCTGGTCCACACGTACGTCGTGGACGTGCGGTGGTGGCCCGGTCCGGGCTGTGTCAGGACAGTGAGGCGCGAGGGGTGTGCTGTGATACCGCCGGGAGGCTGGAGCCGGGGGCCGCGCCCGTGGTGGCCGTGGTGGTAGGCAGGAGGGTCAGGTGCAGCCCCACCTCCGCCTCGTCGACGCGGTACTTCCGCGACAGGGCCGGTCCGCAGCTGTGGGAGCCGATGCCGGCCATCGCGGCGTCCAGGCACAGGACGGTGTGCCCGCTGGGCACCAGGTCGGTGTTGTGGCCGCACCTGGTCAGCTCCTCCTGGGTGAAGGGGGAGGCGTTGAAGGACAGCGGCGTGGCAGCCACGGCGGCCAGGCTCCCCATGTCCCCGTAGACGGTGACGCAGTCGCAGTCGGCGTGGCTGCCGTTCTCCTGGGGGCGGATGTAGTCCTCGTGGAGCGAGGCGATATCGGTGGTGAACTTCCCGTGGAAGCTGGCGCGGCACTTGTCCGGGTAGCTCTCCACAGGCCCTAGGCCGTGGTACGTGACCTGATGCATCTGCTCCGGCAGGAACAGACGTAGGCCGAAACGTGGCAGGGGAGGCATCTGCGGGTCCCGGACCCCCTGGACGTTCAGGCGGAGCGCGCCTGAGGATCTGATCGTCCAGGAGACGACCAGGCGCAGGACCGGCTGGACAGAGGGGGCCACCACGGCGACGGTGGAGGTTACTGAGACCTGGTCGCCGCTGTCCTGCACGGTTGTGCCGTAGGCGCGGGTCGCAGCCTGGTGGTAGTGGGCACGTTCCCAGTCCTTGCGCACATGACGGTCGTTGTCGGTAGGGGCACGCCATATGTTGAGCTCTGTGGGTCGCGTCAGCAGCTCGGTCCCGCTGACGCAGAGCTGACAGAGGAGCCCGGTGTGGGTGTCGAGCTGGTAGCAGAAGTCTTCCCCGCTCACCGTCACCCGGTTGCGGCTGCGCTCGGCACGCACAGCGGCAGGCTGGCTGCCGACCGACTTCGAGGTCCTGGCCGACCGTGAGGTCCCGGAGACCCCGACTGGGCTCAGGGTCCTGGCTGGGGTCGTGTCCGGGTCAGCAGCAGGGTGCGAGGCAGGCGCCGGCTCCCGGGCAGGCCCGTAGAGGGAGGCCACCATGTGGTGGCGTGGGTCGGCGTTGTCCAGCGCGACCTCGTCGAAGCCCAGCTCGTGGCCGCGCTCCAGCGCGTACTGGTCCTGCGCGAGGTGGTAGCGCACCAGCAGGAAGCAGCGGCCCGAGGCTGGCACGGTGGGGTGGCAGGCGAGGTCTGTTGTCGCTCCCGGGGGGACAGGGCCGCTCAGGGGCAGGATGCCCTGGTCAACGACGACGCCGTCGCACCGCACCTCGTAGGAGACCTCGACATAGTCCGACAGGTCGGTGAAGCCCAGGTTGTTGCGCAGGGTAAGCCTGCCCAGGTCCTGGTCGAAGCCGACCACCCGGACCGGGCGCTGGACGTTCTTGAGCTCAAGGAGCCCGGTGTGGGGCCTGCGGTCAGGACCGACAAGGCCGTCCACGCAGAAGTTGCCGTCATGGAGGTCCTCGCCGTGGTCCCCGCCGTAGAGGTAGACGGGGCGCCCGTCGGCGCTGGTGCCAGACCGCACGGCGTGGTCGCACCACTCCCACACGAATCCACCGCACATGCGGGGGTCGGCGAGGATCATGCGCCAGTAGTCCTCCAGGTCCCCGGGGCTGTTTCCCATGGCGTGGCAGTACTCCACGAGGAGGAAGGGCTTGGAGCCGTCGCTGTGCAGGTAGTCGGTGATCTCCTCCAGGGAGGGGTACATCCGGCTGTACAGGTCGATGCAGGAGTAGTCGTAGCGGCGCTTGGAGTCGCGGTAGAAGGCGCCCTCGTAGTGGGTGAGCCGGGTGGGGTCGGTGCGTTTGACCCAGGCCAGCGCCGTCTCCAGGGTGCATCCGTAGGCGCACTCGTTGCCCACCGACCAGGAGATGACGCAGGGACGGTTCTTCTCCCGGTGGACGCACAGCCTGACCCGGTCCACCGTGGCCCGGGTCCACTCCGGGTTGTCGGCGATCAGCTCGTTCCAGTGCTCCACCTGGTTGTCCCAGCCGGGGTCCTCCAGGAACCGGGCCTGGGTGCCGTGGCTCTCCAGGTCGGCCTCGGACATGACGTAGAACCCGTAGCGGTCGCACAGCTGGTAGAAGCGCGGGTCGCTGGGGTAGTGCGAGGTGCGCACGGCGTTGATGTTGTGCTGCTTCATCAGCACCAGGTCGTGCCTCATGTGCTCCAGGTCCACGACAG
Protein-coding sequences here:
- a CDS encoding glycoside hydrolase family 2 TIM barrel-domain containing protein is translated as MPVPSHHEDLSVLHENTLPPRAYYVPASGPLLDAVEERETSDRFHLLNGQWFFHYLPTVHDLQGAIEAFASRDFPVHALDQVPVPSTWQHQGYDSHQYTNVRYPIPLDPPYVPQDNPCAIYLRDFEHVPTPQAPRTYLCFEGVDSCFYVWLNGHYVGYSQVSHATSEFDLTEVIEPGTNRLAVLVLKWCDGTYLEDQDKFRTSGIFRDVYLLSRPQSVLFDYMTTTRLGPQTATVEVRGRFCGSPVPTTLELLDASGVRVSSAPLARSAPLGAAPARTGPESANTADTADAAGCAGSPGAVGGTPPADTASATDPDPAEEPPAYTHRAVLEVPSPHLWNPEDPYLYTLVITTDQEVITDRVGLREVTVHDAVVHLNGQPVTLRGVNRHDSDPSTGPVVDLEHMRHDLVLMKQHNINAVRTSHYPSDPRFYQLCDRYGFYVMSEADLESHGTQARFLEDPGWDNQVEHWNELIADNPEWTRATVDRVRLCVHREKNRPCVISWSVGNECAYGCTLETALAWVKRTDPTRLTHYEGAFYRDSKRRYDYSCIDLYSRMYPSLEEITDYLHSDGSKPFLLVEYCHAMGNSPGDLEDYWRMILADPRMCGGFVWEWCDHAVRSGTSADGRPVYLYGGDHGEDLHDGNFCVDGLVGPDRRPHTGLLELKNVQRPVRVVGFDQDLGRLTLRNNLGFTDLSDYVEVSYEVRCDGVVVDQGILPLSGPVPPGATTDLACHPTVPASGRCFLLVRYHLAQDQYALERGHELGFDEVALDNADPRHHMVASLYGPAREPAPASHPAADPDTTPARTLSPVGVSGTSRSARTSKSVGSQPAAVRAERSRNRVTVSGEDFCYQLDTHTGLLCQLCVSGTELLTRPTELNIWRAPTDNDRHVRKDWERAHYHQAATRAYGTTVQDSGDQVSVTSTVAVVAPSVQPVLRLVVSWTIRSSGALRLNVQGVRDPQMPPLPRFGLRLFLPEQMHQVTYHGLGPVESYPDKCRASFHGKFTTDIASLHEDYIRPQENGSHADCDCVTVYGDMGSLAAVAATPLSFNASPFTQEELTRCGHNTDLVPSGHTVLCLDAAMAGIGSHSCGPALSRKYRVDEAEVGLHLTLLPTTTATTGAAPGSSLPAVSQHTPRASLS
- a CDS encoding NADPH-dependent F420 reductase; translation: MATSAVPSVTVIGAGAVGSAVAQLALKAGTSVQILACDTAKASEAAAAATVAALGAPVTGDVVVLALPYPAFDEVLSAYPADAFAGKVVVDPSNPIDFATLDLVVAPGSSAAAGLAGRLTGARVVKAFNTNFAATLASGVLAGSPVTVYAASDDDSAKASLRALVEAAGLRLVDAGALKRASELEAMGALQIGLAVTEQVAWTGGFAVVAR
- a CDS encoding NAD(P)H-dependent oxidoreductase, which codes for MTRRNHTLVIYAHPYSGSFNHAVLESVTSALERKKRSYDVIDLYADEFDPRYTAEELALFSEGGTTDPLVEKYQGLLDKATRLIIIAPIWWSELPGVVKGFMDKVMKQNWAYDSTNTGVRGRLTHIKQVLVLTTSTAPTWFLKRMAGNSVGSVFLGTIVRQLGMKGRKWVNYGQVAKGGHARRAKHLEKVARLALKH
- a CDS encoding VOC family protein encodes the protein MNVTGPDFIALQVSDVERAATFYEEHLGLRRASASPPGAVVFATTPIPFGVRTPLPETDLGSVDRPGTGVALWLHCDDAQALHDSLRESGTPILREPETGPFGLFFTFADPDGYAVTVHDQA
- a CDS encoding TetR/AcrR family transcriptional regulator, whose amino-acid sequence is MTPTRQQHATGTRQCLIDAALSLIDAHGWTEVTLTDVAHACDVTTPACYKYFPSKSSLFSASLHQLSRDLEERATTIVGDDPVESLLGIGTILVDLATGHPHLFEFSQLSPMAVEVHTEPASQHPLVSTIHNEVSRLATQEGADPEYLQLAIWSCLQGYARLVAAGAAAADPDFMRAVLRAVITIGDKS
- a CDS encoding DUF5926 family protein, yielding MSRKKRQNRRVGARSGPKARVGGSGPGKPDRPARVEFVARPFAGVPGEEVLVAMMQIIPAATARVRLGEDHGGQDVLLATILPDLAQGMRRSDGEVLVALQTSMHSGDASRDVAAALLEALDLEPGATLPRRGLPEPGPRLQDVLDLAVVPEVNLRESFDYWLDAEAAAEPQAARAIEEAKADIAPTRAVPGVEHAYWCRMNGKEFVRWVRGEDEDDFFNAFARVYARRESDLEEGARFIGAFRACGLAIPVWELNPGTEAEELSAPLRAMGERLDAALAEEGPLDAAARRAKAGIISRQVNL
- a CDS encoding MFS transporter — encoded protein: MTQNPETQEEAQNAATQKQYLTWPNKIGYGSGDVAGNVVYALLSAFVMIYLTDTTGLNPGIIGTLMMVSRLFDGFSDIIFGSLLDRTRTRMGRARPWMLWAFFGCAALIVAIFAIPPSLGDTAKYAWFFIAYTLLNAGFYTANNIAYSALTALITKNSDERVQMGSIRFVFAFGTNLLIQSVTVGAVEALGGGAHGWRAIAIIYALIGLAVNTLSVMSVRELPPEELEDLDAAPEKAEGSAADGRQANEGAEDGDQGSDTAQDREAASARGGAGQKTSLRESVGLLLANRYYLIILSVFLLAQMFTATLNMGIYFMTYILGNARLLGPFAWAINVPLIAGLLLTPVMVARFGQMYRVNIAGYVIAVLGRLAVAASAYAGSIPLMLVFSGVASIGMSPLQGTLNALIAEASEHTYLRTGKRIDGLMFSCTSLGVKVGSGLGTALAGWLLAASGYVGDAAQQPESALQMLYVMYLWFPVIANCLILLLLTRLDVEKANKQARAQVDA
- a CDS encoding MarR family winged helix-turn-helix transcriptional regulator is translated as MGDMPHTGAHQVKAVGREGVVGQVGDGDGLGVLVGYRLKQVQAALRSRIDSVLRPLGLTMPQYACLELLSRTPGASGAELARGAFVSRQTMNVVLRSLQDRDLVTRSSRAAGGRALPLVLTAQGEELCQRAAQRVAEVEELMVGGLSDRQRRDLHRALTACAEALGGGDGTSAG
- a CDS encoding winged helix-turn-helix transcriptional regulator, giving the protein MSPSASPSKGPSARQGADGEAPYNPYDRACPSRRLLRELGDLWTVLVVGALYGGPLRFTEISRRVDGISTKMLTQTLRTLERDGLVRRRQYAEMPPRVVYELTSPGHDLAVVLDAVESWAVAHMDQVRADRQAYDAANGVEQTG
- a CDS encoding DUF4956 domain-containing protein translates to MTLASLAYIAADLAALVVLVGALYAPRHSRKDLAAAYIGVNVGVLAVTLLLSTADVAAGLGLGLFGVLSIIRLRSTALSQHEVAYFFAALALGLLGGIQTAPLLMVVALMALVVASLWVADHPALMRRSRHQVIVVDRAFTDEATLVSHLEHLLGATVRSVEVERVDLVNDITQVDVRFLLPRRQGAVSAATRRQPVSHPADPARGHVAGRTVPVG